The following DNA comes from Triticum aestivum cultivar Chinese Spring chromosome 3D, IWGSC CS RefSeq v2.1, whole genome shotgun sequence.
GCAGATTTGAGGACTGGTGGTGGCAATAATCAGCTGGGATGGTTACAGATGAAAACACGGCGTGGTTGTCCAGTCTTTCACTGGATCCAGTGATGGTGGCGTTGAGGGCTCAGTCGACAGTCCCTCGATGGGGCGCTGATAGGCGAAAATCTAGGACTTGACCTCATTGTTCGAATCTAACGATGATGATGCGAGTCCCTCGATGGAGGCGTTGGTTTAGACTATGCTCCTCTACACCTCATTGCTGCATAGTTGCTGCATGTGGACAATCTCTTGGTAACCCTTTTTTAGGACAATTATCTCTTGGTAACCCTTGGTTTAGGACAAACTTCATACTTGATGTTAGTGTCGAAATTAGAAGCAACTCTAAGCAAAACTTGTTAAAACAAACGCTGCCGCCCACCCACCCTCCCATTACAGGCTTACAGGACTATCAATCAATAACCAGCAGGAGTTTTAACCCTATTGAGAACCACATAAAAAGGAAATGGGTTTCGCTCCCACTCACAGAATCAAGGAAACAACAGAGCAGAAAAGGATTATGCATTGCAGGAAATGTCTAAGAGTCAAAAATGTTAATGAGCATACCTGCCACATAAAATCCTCAATAGAAGGATCAGACTGGCGCAATTGCTCTATTTTTTCAGCTTCAATGAAGAAACAATGCACCACTGATTCTGTAATAATGTCACAAATATAAGGCTTTCCAGTTAATGCCTCGTATAGACCCAAAGTGCTTCCATGTGACAAAATTGGATCCAACGAATGCCTGGTGCATAGTCTCTGACTTGTCCACTGCCAGGAAAAAATAGCAAGGGGTATGTTCATTATTGAAACAGCTAGAGTAGGAAAGTATATATTTCGACCAAAATGTAATGAAGTGGTCTCGAGGCAGAAACGTACCTTTACTATTCCAGTCGAAACAAGCCATATACCAATTGGCCTTGACCCTTCTCTGTATAGAACTGTTCCATGAACTTTTATTGTTTCCTTTGTATTATTTAACAATGGATCACGAACATCAGCAGACAGTGCACCGACTAAAGGATGAGTGTTTAGAAGCTCACGAACTCTTGGcattttcaccagaggtggattcCTCTGAAGCTTCTTCAAGTCTGTCTACCAAATGAATAAACTTATCAGAGTTAGTATATTGCGATTTGTGAACTGAAACCAGAGAGATAAGTGATTTTCACTTCATCACAAGAAATGAAATAATATATTCCAAACTACCTGCAAAGCATCATCGAGATGGACTATTTCTTTTTCCTCGAGCAACCCAGTCTTCCCGAGGTCTTGAATATACTCACTCAAGTGTGTCAATACTGCATATGTTACTTGTCGAGTCTTTAATGCACGAAGCACCTGGAAAGTGTTGAAACAGCTTtagaatctactccctccgtcccataatataagaacgtttttgacattagtgtaaTGTCaagaacgttcttatattatgggacggagggagtagataacagTGCCCCCACAAGAAAAGGGAAAGAGAAACTAGATGTGCATGAAGCTGAACTAGTCCCATTTTAGTTCAGACTATGTGCTTTTGTCCTCAAGTtttgcaaataaaactgccagttGGACGAATTTATCAAGTTTTCGTGAGGCTAATGAACCCATAATAATTTTAGTCAAATGATAGTAGCACATTGTAACCACAACCTGAGGGAATGTAACACGAACGTCTTCCAGAAACTTTTTAGCTTCCTCCCCCGCAGCAGTACTTTCATCGATGACAATTCTTGCAATCTCACTATCACCTGAAGAACAAGCAAAATTTATAAAAATAATGGAAATGGTGAAATGGATTAGGATCGCTAATCTCCAGTGTCCACAAAACAGTGAAAAGGTGACTTCTGGCAAGCTTTTCATGGTATCAGGTTCGACCTTAACAAGCTCAAATCATTTGGACCGTCAGATCTTGCTATACCAAGCAGGTTTGCAATGAAGGATATATCACACCATCAAGACATCGCCAGTTTGAGCACCAAATACCTTAACTGGCTGAGTCTACAGGAAAGCAAACCCTGCTTAAGGTAAGTACCACTTGACTTTCCCACTAAAGAACTACAACAATAGACCCCTACACCAGGAATATGTTCGAACACTCTCACACATAGCATTTCTCATATAGGCACCAACTACTGAGACAGACATTTCTTCTGTACATTTTTCTGCACTTTATAGGTCAAATAGCTGGTATAAAACTAGCACAGGACAACATTTAAAGACTGTCAAGGATATTACCAAGAAAATCATGTAGTTGTCTCCTCGCAATTCTATGAGCACGGAGAAATGCCGCACAGATGTAGCATCCTAACTCCAATCTATCTACTGTGAAGTATGTGACAAGCCTTCTTGGCAACCTGCTCATCTGAAGGAACCTATAGTAATTTGGGAAATGGACATTGGACCGCAAACCCTTCCAATCGCATAATGATTGACTAGAGACAAGATCCATAGCTTCATCAACTGATCTCATTAAAATATTTGCTGTAGATTGAGTTATTCGTCCCTCTTCAAGCATTCCCCAGTAAGCAGCTTGCACACCTGACAAAAATCTGTAGTCAATAATCTTTTTTTAACTAATCATGTTTACTCCCTCCACTTCAGACTTGGTGCTTCTTTGGTAGGCCATAGACAGATACAGTAAAAGAGAGGTAGTAGTATGAGACCGCATATTCTCATACCTATTTCAAGAGAAGGCAGAACCATAAATGAAACATTAAGTAATAGCTCGAGAGCAAAgacaacaaagaaaataaaaggatGCAAAACATTAATAAGATACACAGAACTCATAGAAACCATAAGTTCCTAACATAACAAATGAAAGATGTTCCTCACAAAAAAGAGTGATGTGATGGCCAATAAAgtgcaaattccaattcatgtagaGATTAGATAAATATGTACCAAAAGTACGACCGACACAGAAATAAAAGACGGCCTACGGATTAGCTACAATCATGTTTAGTAAAATTGTGTGTGTGCAGCGACAACATATGTAATAAAATTTTGTGCTTGCTACTAGTAAGATATTTGATAGGATATTGACAGCAAGAATTGGTAAATAACATGATATTTGATAGGATACAGTGCATTTTACTCTTTTATATATGTATGTACCTCGTAAACAAACACACCTTGGCATTCTGAAAAAGATATAGCTAAAACAAAGGCGAATTGATCAATCAACCAAACATCAAATTTAATCAGCACATTATCATGTATATTGCATACCATTCAAAATCCGCACTCGAGTATCCTTCAAATTCATGGTATGTACGTGATCATCCTTGTCAGGAACATCGTGGGGATGTGCTTGTTCATCTTCCAAGTTATTCAAACATGTGATATATTTCTTCACATTAACCCAATCAACAGGCCCAAGTTCCTCATCATCCCTGAGATCACCAAAAGCCTCCAATGCCTTGTTTAGCATTTCATATTGTGTATACTTCAATACACGAAGCTACAGTTGCAGGAAATCAGATTAGAAACTGGAGCATGAAGAGAAGATAACTATGCTACTTCACATTCATCGATCACATGTGATGTGAAACCAAATTACTGTTGTTTCTGATTGCAGATAACAATCACAGCAAACATATGGACCCATGAGTAGCTAAAAGAAGAGCCTAATGATAATAATAGTAATGAAAGGCTCTATAAAGAACTTTTGAAGCTACAAGGAATCAAGAGGGTTCGACCAAAAGAGAgactattatttatttattttcataatttaaCATGTAAAGTTCATAAATGGAGCCTACACATTCAGAGTAATCTTCAGGTCAAGAACCAATATCCTGAGAAGAGTGGCGTCTTTGTGCCAACATGGATTTGACCCCTGTGGGGCAGATCAAATCTTGTAGATCTATTTCGTGGGGCAAATAAACCCGGGTATCATGTTGCCTTCTTAATAATGTGTCGGGCGTGTTAGTACTCTCGGCCTCATTATTTGTGTACGACGAATCGATTCATCACTATCCTTGAGCTCATAGATTGGGACAAAATTGCATAATTTAACACCTTAGCTGGGCCAGTTCACTTATTAATATTATGAGTTAGAGCTCAAAGGGTTACTAAAACATGCAAATGTACAGTTAAGCAAAATCTTTAATCCCAAGATCAGAAGAAACCACAGATAATAATTTGTTAAGCTAACCTTAGTTGCTGACAATTTTCCCAGACCAAGTAGGTGCAACAAAAATTGTGTGGTAGAACCATTCAAAATCAATGTCAGAAACACGATGCCACCTGTGAAGAACACAAACTGCAAAAGATTTATAAGATCAGCAAAGCTCAAATAATAAAATCATACTTTTCAGGAAAAGGGAAAGAGCATACCATTGTTCCGACTTCTGGTTTCAGATAAGATTGAACTGAATCACTAGCACGCTAACAAAATAATTTCAGTTAATTTCTCAAAAAAATGGCGGAGTAATTTTTAAAAAGATGTCTACGAATATGCACATAATGGTAACAACAGATAAGGATCAAAGGCATTGGTGCAAGAAACTTACTTTAACGGACAAAGAGAGTGATAGAGCAACAGCTCCTCGCAATCCTGACCAAACAAGAACTGTGGCTTCTTTGATGTCCATACCATACCCAAAGTGACGCAACAGTGGATACAAAACACCGACAACTACAGCACGCGATATTTGCACAAAAACATAGAGCAGAAGAAGGAATCCCCATGATGTGCCTAATATAGAACGATCCAAAGATGGGTTAGAACCAAGCTCATAATATAGAACGGAAGAACATATCAGGTGCACCCATTCCTTAGGTGCTACTGTGTTCTCAGCCTcctcaaaaaaattgaaaatatcaaaatccgaaaatGTCCCTATTGATACAAAATAAACATGCCAAATATTAAATCTAAACTTTATCTGTACATTgagaacaaaagaaaataaattctcCGATGAAAACAGAAGTTGCTACGATTTGCAGAAGAACATATCTTCTTCGCTTCTGCACATGACCTTGAATTGTACCATTATCTATCTAACTAAATAGCTTCGGAATTTCCATGCAATTTTCCAAAGGGTAGGATTAAGGTAGCACTCTAAGACATAATACATCACTCAGCAGTCTGCGATGAACCCTGTGGCAGTAAAAATCTACCCGCAGCTTAATGTACTGTGTTGTAAGAGGATTTAGTCCAATGACTGTTGACTACTCGTGATCATGAAGAATAAGTAAGGTCACACATTGCACCAGCATAAGCCTGAGAACAGTGCCACATgatgaaaaatagaaaaaaaaacaaatgCTCTGTAACACATCACCTAAAAAAATAGTTGATTTTAGCAAAAACAATTGCAATGATCAGAGGTAAACTGCAATGATGTGAAGTAACTCACTTTTTTTTAACTCACGTTGGATGCAATCATGTAAACACAGTCAGATCTAAGCGCATGTGAACTGATCTATGTAAGCTCATGCCAATGAGTTTCTACAACAAAATCCAAATTTCACAGAAGTGTGTGGACAGGTTCCAAAACAATAAGATCAAACTCTTAACTATTAAGTTACAACAaactctagtactccctccgtcccaaaacatAAGAGCGTTTTCGACACtattttgacactacactagtgtcgaaaacgctcttatattttgggacggatggagtattaAATATTATCATCACATCACCCAGATGGGCAATAcccacaaatattccaaaatccaGAAACctacaaagtccaaatggtacaagcATAACCTGATGGACTTACGTGACTACTTTTACTTTTTAAAATAATATCCAAACTCTGACCTGTTAGCGTTCTAAGGCCAAAGGTCTAGTTTTATTCAAGTAAGAAAGGTCTGCTTTATGGCTTTGTGCATCCTTAAATCAAATAAATGGAGGTTTCATGGAGTCAATAGATTCCACCAACTTTATATTGTCACCCAGGGCAGAAGCTCAATAAAGTGCACATGACACATTCCGATTTTTTGAGTCTTTGCAATATCATGATCAATGGTGAGACAACTTCACACATGGCAGCGGCGAACAAACACAAAGGTTGCAAAAGACTAGTAGAAATGCTGACATAGCAGGGTTTTTTAAATGAAGAGTAGATAGAGATACATGAAGATTCATACCATGCCTCTCAAAATGAATATTATCTTGTAGTACACCATCTGCAATAACAACCCCACTGAAGGTAGTTCAGATGTATGAAACATTGTGATGACAGTACCCATATTTGAAGCATTAATCATACCAAACAAAAGCAAGCATGGTCTAGTTTAGCCAGGCAAAAAGAGAAATATCAGAAATTATTTTTGCGACATGTAGAAAAGTTCAAAGTTGTTGATACCTCAGTATGAAAATAAGTGTGTTTGCAATGTAAGCAACCATTTCCCTGAATACAAGTAAAAACAGTTATCAGACATGAAGTGCAAACATCACATAAAACGTAAGAACATCTAGCGTGAACTGGAGAAATCATGTGTGTCTCCAACATGGAGAGCACATATCCTTTTACAAGAGGTTTGCACTTACGCCCTCACACAAGTTAGGACCACAAAGACACTCCAAAAGAATCAATAAGCCATTATATGATGGCTTAAATGAGAATTCATAGTAATGCCTAATGTACCATGAACTGAAGGATCACAATGTACATTCTATAATCCAATTTCCCAGGAAAAGAAAGAGACAAGAATGCAATGACACTTGTATGATGATACCAGCATCTTGCACTAAATGATAAATTTGTTGTTGATGCTTTAGGGAATCATTTTTTTCATGCAATTTATTTTGCTGTTTAGAAACTCCAATATAAGCTGTGAATGACATTTCAGGGCATTGATGATGAAATTGCATGTCATTAAAAATTATACAAATCTGGAGTTTAACAGGTAGACAAATAACTGACTGCTACAAACTTGTTAACTTACATTTACAAGAGGGCACAGGTTTAAAGTAAATCTACTGAATTCCAGACAATGCTCACAGAAATCCAGCATCAACAGCTTCATGGAACTCACGGGATACATAAGGAACAGAGAAAAAAATAATATATTTGACTAAAATTACTAAGGTTGATCATATGCTGAGAATTTTGATCTTTGCTGACAATAGAAAGTGACATATATTGCTTGAACATACCAGAAATGATGTAAACTTTGCTGGCTGTCACCCTTAAAAGCAGTTTTTGCAAAAGCAGCATAGAACCTGCCGACATGACGAAGTTAATATTGGAGGGAAGATAGCAAAGGATATGCAAATCAGAATGTGACGACAAGTTTTACTAACATCCCCAAGGTCATGACGGCCAAAACACCAGAGACCTCCAATGCATCTTGCGCCTGATACGAACAATATTAGTAATAGAAAACAGCCCCAGAAAACTAGAAGACTGATCATTGTCTTGCAGCAGACATGAGAGAAAAATAATAATTCATGCACAAGCAATGGCAACCTCTAACCAATGAACACTGATATTTATTATCCTAAACAAAATTGACAGCTCATATGGATTAACTTCAGTTTAATGGTACACAGTAAATAGGTTCAAAAGCTGGAAAGTAAGTAAATTACTGGACTAGGTCAAATATGGCAATCGAACCAGTTCTTGGTATATCAAAAATCTAGAATGCTGTTCTTAGGAAAGCCAATGTTCTTTCGCGTAACATACATTCAGTTAGCTCACCAAACATCCCCCAAGTTAGTTGAAGTTAGAATCAAGAGTACAAGTAGTAATAGAATTTTGATTCCAACATGAATCCTCTAATATACCCTTGAAACCGGAATGTTTGTTCAGACCAAATAATTATATCTGAGGAGATTCATGAAGCTCTGTCCAGTTCGGCGACAATCACACAGGGACTTTGATATGTGTGTATCTAGGAGACTTGGAAGCCATTTCAGTTGACCAATAAAACAGCATCCTAGTGTTGCAAAAAGGGCTGCTTGACAATCATTCTATGACTAGTGCTAGAAATATGCCAGGCAGTGCAAATCATGTCCTtctaggcaaaaaaacagaaatatgAGAGCTTCGATATGTTCTTTAGTTGATTATCTTACAGTGAAGAAAGCAATATAGCTGACAGCAAGGGTAAGTGAAATCTCTATGATTGTATCATTGAAAATAAAGCCCAGCCATAGTACTGATGCAATTCCAAACGCAAGGCCCAGAGCAACACTGGTCAAAGAAGATATTGATTAGCATTAGTAGCATGGTTTTGTATCATCTACTTCGGAATAATAAACCATTCACATACGCTCCAAGTGAAACTTGTGACAAGAACTTTATGATGGACCCTGCATCGAAAGTTTTCCCAAGCACCATTCGATAGAATAGCTGATAGACAACAATAGCAGTCCTGTAGAATACAAGGCCGTTAAGTACAAATACAGTCCAAGATAATCTTATAATTGTACATGGCGCAATTTGGTAACAATGCAATACCCCACTGGTGGGTGCGCTAGCTAGGGTTCAAAGTTGTGTGGGGGCAGAATTATCACTGTCAGTTACTTCCAGTATCAAATAAACATGAGCTTTTCATTGTTTTTTCTTATGAACATGCAGAGCGAGTTTCTTCCCACACCCAACCCCTTTCGGTGTCTTCTTCCTACATGGTGCGATTTCAAAATAAAAGAACGAAGTGAAAACACAAAAACAACTGTACTAGTGAATACTTCACATTTAAGTGTGAAGCACACATTCTAAAGCACTTTTCCCGGAAATTTCTAGACACGACAAACATAACACAAAATCTTGTAATCGATATATTGAGTCAATCATTCTGTTTTTGTTCTCAAGAATGGACTTGCTCCCCATAAAATACAGAGGAACAGACAAGCAGGCAGAAAAAAAAAACACGCATTCTAAGAATCAAAAGATGAATAATTTGTGAGTCACGGTAGCATACCCGTCATTCATCAAGGACTCTCCTTCAATTATTGTACTGAGCTTTTTGCTTGCTCCTAGGTCTTTTAGAAGAGCAACCACAGCAACAGGGTCGGTTGCACTAAGCAGTCCACTGAACAAGAATGATGTTTTCCAGTTCCAATCGTACGGAAAAGTAAGCTGTGGCACATGAACTAGCTAGCATCAGAACATTGGAAAGAATGGCCTACGTCCATTACCAATCCAcgcacatacatacatacataccttTACAGCAGCGCCAAGCAAAACTGTTGAGATGACCACGCCTGGGACAGCAAGTAACACCATCTGCGCCATGCATTTCTGCAAAGTAAACACTTCAGTATCCACTGAACAAACATGTATGCAACTGCGGTGCTACATAACAGTTCAGAACTTCAAGCTGGCAGAGAAGATTTGGATATATAGCACTGCCAGAAGCACGAATTGGTCCATAACGGATTATCTGCATCAGCCTATGACATGACACTAACTGGATCGATGGCAAATCGGTCCATAATGACAGACTGGTACCAAGACTGAATGGTCACCCAGCAAGTGCCTAATAAGAGGTAAATAAAAGTCTCTTCTTCACTGTAGACCAGCCTTATTCAGTGATGTAACTCAAATCTGATAGCAGACAGACAGACCAACAGATAGACAGCCCTGTGAAGATAGATAGATACCTTGATCTGGTGCACTTCCATGGAGAAGGAGCTCTCGAAGAGGAGGGCGGGGAGGAAGACAGCCAGGAGGAGATCAGGATTTATGGCAGCCCCTGCAACATTGGAATGACAGTTAGTAATAAGCAGGCCAGGGGTGGTTAGTCAACTAGTACTGCTGCCGAATTGATTCCGAAAATACTACTCTAGATAATATCAATCCAGGCCGGGGTGAAGTGAGCTTACAGATACGGATGCCGGCTCCGAGCTTGCCGAGGCCATGCTTGGTCCCGTACTCTGAGCAGCATCAAAGAGAGAGGggatataaaataaataaattgcgAACTGGCATCTGACGGATGAGTTTAGAGCAGAGGTGGAGAGAGgagtggagagggagagggggagggggggaCGGACCTAGTCCGCCGAGGGCGACGCCGAGGACGAGGAGGGCGACGGTGTAGGGGACGCGGGTGCCGCGGAGGAGGTGGCGGGAGCCGATGCCCAGCACGAGGGCCACCCCGAAGAAGAGCACCGCGTCGTCGGGGCTGGGGGACCCGGGCTCCTCCGTCTccatcgccaccgccgccgtcgagggAGGAGAGAAGGGACGGTACTGCGGCGAGCTCAGCTCGGGGGAGCTGccacttctttctttttcttcctcgCTGACGCTGTGGGATCAGACAAGGCGAGGTGGACACATCAGATCAGATGGGACGGCGGAGAGCAGAGATTATTTATGATGCGGATCTCATCTGACGGCACCAGTTTAGTTTGTACTCCTATGTGCGTGTCGCCGTCACGTGAATACGTGACAATTGGCGTTTTGGATCGCCATCTGGCTTCTCGTGCAAACGTGGTCAACTTTGCTGCCCATCTCCTTGTCCGTGGCTACGTCGTGGCTCTCGTGACCCGGACCgcgccatcgtcgtcatcatccatCGCGCTCATGACCCGACGACTCTTGTTTCACCATCACCGTGAAGGTATCGTACGGGAGAGCAAGCTTCATCTTCTGCATCGGAAGCTTAGCCGTCAGGGATCGAGTTCGTCGATCCCCGCTATACAGATAAGAGAAGTCGGATCCGGTGGGAGGAGCGGGATCCGGCATCTATCCATCGGTCTCCCCACAAACAAATGCACTCCAATTGGTTTCGTCTTCGAAATGATGCTTCAGAGAAAGGAGCGACTTTCCTCTCTGATGGAGGGCATCGACATCTTCGATTTGATAAGTCGAATATCTATTTTCACAAAGACAAGAGACCTCGAGATCGGAAGAAGCGCCAAAGCTGCTCGGTGACGCCTCCATGGAGGAACAACGGCACCCGATCGTTCATCGACGCTAACAAAAGCTGGCCAGAGCTTTTGCCAGGAGTGTCGAATTTTACGCAACGGACACCATCCCTGACCGATCCCACTCGTCAAAACTAGAGCCCACACGACGTGGTGCCGATGCCTAGCCGAGGAGCACAGCCAACCGCAAGCAACAAGCCACACCTAGACGGGGGCCACAATTCCCATCTAGGATGACGCCACTCTTGTTACCGCCGAttattgcttcttcttcttcttcttcttcttcttctttttttcctatGAGGGGCGGAGAACTAGGGTATGGGGCTAGTTGGCATACAAACCTGAAAAGAGGGAGTCTATGGTAGTTAGCCCAAACCTCGACGATTAGTGTTTGGTTTGGGTGGACCATGCACGATATGACTGCTTATTCGAGCCAAGATTACTTTGCTCTAAATCTTTACAATTCATTTATGTGCCATTCTTCATGTTTGAGTACATTTCCGCGCCACACCTCACGTTTGAAATTTAGGTCGATAGTTAGTTTTCCCTCAAGGATACAATATAAGTATGTTATTTTCCTTCTTATGTTTCAGTTTTTTCAGTCCAATTTTTTTAAGAAGATGGGTTCAAAAGGGGCCTCACCGGTACGTGGGAGCTAtatctcccctagtgcgaggcggATATAAGTCTTGCCTTCAGCGATGTAGCAAGTGGGTTGGTCCATCAAGCGCGTGCACGCTCACTCGCTTGGTCGTTACAAGGCTCGCTTGGTCAGTCAGTAGCCGGCGCGCTCGCTCGACAGCTCAGTTTTATGAAGCTTTAGTGGCCAGTTTTGGTACGATTTTACAAGCTTCTACATTGAattttttattcttctttttttttcattttctatgTTCCTTCACCGGCTTTCTTTATTTATTTGCCAACACAAGTTTACCTTTTtcaatacacattgtacattttcagTGTACATGTGGAACATTTCCttgatacacgttgaacattttttaaatacatgatgccCTTTTTACAAATACATGTTAAACAATTAAAAAAACACATTGAACATTTTAATGGCACGAAACAATTTTTACGTTGTAGACACTCCTTTTCATNNNNNNNNNNNNNNNNNNNNNNNNNNNNNNNNNNNNNNNNNNNNNNNNNNNNNNNNN
Coding sequences within:
- the LOC123076827 gene encoding sodium/hydrogen exchanger 8, which encodes METEEPGSPSPDDAVLFFGVALVLGIGSRHLLRGTRVPYTVALLVLGVALGGLEYGTKHGLGKLGAGIRIWAAINPDLLLAVFLPALLFESSFSMEVHQIKKCMAQMVLLAVPGVVISTVLLGAAVKLTFPYDWNWKTSFLFSGLLSATDPVAVVALLKDLGASKKLSTIIEGESLMNDGTAIVVYQLFYRMVLGKTFDAGSIIKFLSQVSLGAVALGLAFGIASVLWLGFIFNDTIIEISLTLAVSYIAFFTAQDALEVSGVLAVMTLGMFYAAFAKTAFKGDSQQSLHHFWEMVAYIANTLIFILSGVVIADGVLQDNIHFERHGTSWGFLLLLYVFVQISRAVVVGVLYPLLRHFGYGMDIKEATVLVWSGLRGAVALSLSLSVKRASDSVQSYLKPEVGTMFVFFTGGIVFLTLILNGSTTQFLLHLLGLGKLSATKLRVLKYTQYEMLNKALEAFGDLRDDEELGPVDWVNVKKYITCLNNLEDEQAHPHDVPDKDDHVHTMNLKDTRVRILNGVQAAYWGMLEEGRITQSTANILMRSVDEAMDLVSSQSLCDWKGLRSNVHFPNYYRFLQMSRLPRRLVTYFTVDRLELGCYICAAFLRAHRIARRQLHDFLGDSEIARIVIDESTAAGEEAKKFLEDVRVTFPQVLRALKTRQVTYAVLTHLSEYIQDLGKTGLLEEKEIVHLDDALQTDLKKLQRNPPLVKMPRVRELLNTHPLVGALSADVRDPLLNNTKETIKVHGTVLYREGSRPIGIWLVSTGIVKWTSQRLCTRHSLDPILSHGSTLGLYEALTGKPYICDIITESVVHCFFIEAEKIEQLRQSDPSIEDFMWQESALVIARILLPQIFEKMAMREMRVLISERSSMNVYIKGESIELGHNNVGILLEGFLKTENRTLITAPAVLLPSNTDLNLFGLQSSAMNQIDYCYTAPSYQVEARARAILFEMRRPDIESDLQRSGSLLSPALGPSRTQSKEHVGLLRWPESFRRSSGPGNASLAEIRSQPGSFSARALQVSMYGSMTDGMHRARRQPRLAHVEANQKHSASYPKVPSRAADTRPLLSVRSEGSNAMKRKSAPAPAIAPALAPFPPPLAAGRQRRAVGEDDDSSDESVGEEVIVRVDSPSMLSFNLPSGPPRGS